In Miniphocaeibacter halophilus, the following proteins share a genomic window:
- a CDS encoding Cna B-type domain-containing protein, which yields MKKFKKGLSFLVLSFMLLNIILPIQTLASTTGEVNVKVNWSDNENKNGKRPESVEVELFANEKSVGTATLNERGKWSYKWAGLAKEEKGKAINYTVKEKTFPSEYIISKNTKGGLITITATYKVEENKVVETSSTKAPKVEEKITLAKAETPKATEAPKVEEDKQTTVATEETKQAKETKAPEVTTVVETKEEKISVKVRNVWEDNNNSKNLRPASIKVQLNKGGTAVNEPVELNEGNNWTYTWSDLDKADDYTVTVVEPAKDYDFVYNKEKETITATLKEEPTAPAETTSITAEKVWKDNGNKTKARPSYVEVQLYKDNKATGEAVKLDANNKWTHTWDNLPKTENDKNIEYTVKEVNVPKGYEVSYDAKSKVGRVYVINTIKPVEVETTSITAEKVWKDNDNKTKARPSYVEVQLYKDNKATGEAVKLDANNKWTYTWDNLPKTENGKNIEYTVKEVNVPKGYEVSYDTKSKVGRVYVINTIKTTPTDNNKTSVTVEKKWDDKNSKSRPTSVEVRLYKNGKAIGQTVKLDEKNKWKYTWTNLDKTENSKTVKYTVKEVNVPRGYEAKYSTDRKTGNLIVTNTLKTTSVGRSTTRRQLPKTGIASTLGTSIAGLGLVLGGISQFKKKDD from the coding sequence ATGAAAAAGTTTAAGAAAGGATTGTCATTCTTGGTACTTTCCTTTATGTTGTTAAATATTATATTACCAATACAAACGCTGGCATCAACAACAGGAGAGGTAAATGTTAAAGTAAATTGGTCTGATAATGAAAATAAAAATGGCAAAAGACCGGAATCTGTAGAGGTTGAATTATTTGCAAATGAAAAGTCTGTAGGTACAGCCACTTTAAATGAGAGGGGTAAATGGTCTTATAAATGGGCTGGTTTAGCTAAGGAAGAAAAAGGCAAGGCTATAAACTACACTGTAAAGGAAAAGACTTTTCCTAGTGAATACATAATAAGCAAAAATACAAAGGGTGGATTAATTACAATTACTGCTACTTATAAGGTTGAGGAAAATAAAGTAGTAGAAACCAGCTCTACAAAGGCTCCTAAAGTAGAGGAAAAAATTACCTTAGCAAAGGCTGAAACACCAAAAGCGACAGAAGCTCCTAAGGTAGAAGAAGATAAACAAACTACAGTAGCAACAGAAGAAACTAAACAAGCTAAAGAAACTAAGGCACCGGAAGTAACTACTGTAGTAGAAACGAAGGAAGAAAAAATAAGTGTTAAGGTAAGAAATGTTTGGGAGGATAATAATAACTCCAAAAACCTTCGTCCTGCAAGTATAAAAGTGCAGTTAAACAAGGGTGGAACAGCTGTAAATGAACCTGTAGAATTAAATGAAGGTAATAATTGGACATATACATGGTCAGATTTAGACAAGGCAGACGATTATACAGTTACTGTAGTAGAGCCGGCTAAAGACTATGATTTTGTTTATAATAAAGAGAAGGAAACAATAACAGCAACCTTAAAAGAAGAACCTACAGCACCAGCTGAAACAACATCAATAACAGCGGAAAAAGTATGGAAGGACAATGGCAATAAAACAAAAGCACGTCCAAGCTATGTGGAAGTTCAACTATATAAGGACAATAAGGCAACTGGAGAAGCAGTAAAGCTTGATGCCAATAATAAATGGACTCATACTTGGGATAATTTACCAAAAACAGAAAATGATAAAAATATAGAATATACTGTTAAAGAGGTAAATGTTCCAAAAGGGTACGAAGTAAGCTATGATGCAAAAAGCAAGGTCGGAAGGGTTTATGTAATAAATACTATAAAACCGGTTGAAGTTGAAACGACATCAATAACAGCGGAAAAAGTCTGGAAGGACAATGACAATAAAACAAAAGCGCGTCCAAGCTATGTAGAAGTTCAACTATATAAGGACAATAAGGCGACTGGAGAAGCAGTAAAGCTTGATGCCAATAATAAATGGACCTACACTTGGGATAATTTACCAAAAACAGAAAATGGTAAAAATATAGAATATACTGTTAAAGAGGTAAATGTTCCAAAGGGATACGAAGTAAGCTACGATACAAAAAGTAAGGTTGGAAGGGTTTATGTAATAAATACTATAAAAACAACTCCTACAGACAATAATAAAACATCAGTTACTGTAGAAAAGAAATGGGATGACAAAAATTCTAAATCTAGACCTACAAGTGTAGAGGTTAGACTATATAAAAATGGCAAGGCAATAGGACAAACTGTTAAACTTGATGAAAAAAACAAATGGAAATATACATGGACCAATTTAGATAAAACAGAAAATAGTAAAACAGTTAAATATACTGTTAAAGAAGTAAATGTTCCAAGGGGATACGAGGCTAAATACAGTACGGACAGAAAAACAGGTAATTTAATAGTTACTAATACTTTAAAAACAACAAGTGTAGGAAGAAGTACAACTAGAAGACAATTACCAAAAACCGGTATAGCTAGTACATTAGGAACATCTATTGCAGGACTAGGATTAGTACTGGGAGGAATAAGTCAATTTAAGAAAAAAGATGACTAA
- a CDS encoding HAMP domain-containing sensor histidine kinase, protein MNNENKGFFNKLRYTGWGRILTFIIIILISAAVGFAILESNTSLSEKDITKKYIENDFLIDLNRKLNSHDVSIENLVNYKIDFKYENEEEEVLARAFHDKNLEDIEEDKGNLIFLRGKFIKDAGLELENNNIEDENIKNQTEEMLNVYFSEAKQNKEVAETINSSDEDYLDKVSKASSFTPADEEDARYVKGDYGSFEPSTMESGEIYDEDGEKLIANIEDGAGYYYPTGDVIIYNYDKSPVQEAEFIVSVKEADVISNPFIIYNIERLVLLGFLPAIALAALLVLIFNALSDYEKMKNIKYIRFMDRWYLDISIISCFAIFTMIILILQGVFNEFYISGILMTNFIAKIVALSLASIMGLMLFSYGLFVIKVLYNNGIIYSIKNKTLVAWAIRKIVGLAKRIEMFIKSQIKDVGTIGLLGTALVTLILAMIVIFFSALRGNMNAWFFFGLIALVGTFLLIKSFVKNIKNINDKSSEIAKGNYDVKVDETMPYFKNIAHNFNTIGDNLTTAVEEQVKAERMRTELITNVSHDLKTPLTSIINYSKILIDEEASPEEKQEYAKVVYEKSLKLKTLIEDLFQISKATTNNIEFEKEKLDFSALTLQGIGEWKDYFEEKNLTIVFNKPDYPIVLELDGNKTYRVLDNIMSNIYKYAQENTRVYMDLRESLESVELTIKNISAYELNISADELMERFTRGDKSRTTDGSGLGLSIASSLVEGQGGRFNIEIDGDLFKVIVEFPKE, encoded by the coding sequence ATGAACAATGAAAATAAAGGGTTTTTTAATAAATTAAGGTACACAGGTTGGGGAAGGATTTTAACCTTCATAATTATTATATTAATATCTGCTGCTGTAGGGTTTGCCATACTTGAAAGTAATACAAGTCTATCGGAAAAAGATATAACCAAAAAATATATAGAGAATGATTTTTTAATAGATTTAAATAGAAAATTAAACAGTCATGATGTTAGTATTGAAAATTTAGTAAACTATAAAATTGATTTCAAATATGAAAATGAAGAAGAGGAAGTTTTAGCAAGAGCCTTTCATGATAAAAATTTAGAAGATATTGAAGAAGACAAGGGGAACTTAATTTTTCTAAGGGGAAAATTTATCAAAGATGCCGGCTTAGAACTTGAAAATAACAATATAGAAGATGAAAATATAAAAAATCAGACAGAAGAGATGTTAAATGTATATTTTTCTGAAGCAAAACAGAACAAGGAAGTTGCTGAAACCATAAATTCATCAGATGAAGATTATTTAGATAAAGTCAGTAAGGCAAGTTCCTTTACTCCGGCAGATGAAGAAGATGCAAGGTATGTTAAGGGAGATTATGGTAGCTTTGAACCATCCACTATGGAAAGTGGGGAAATTTATGATGAAGATGGGGAGAAGTTAATAGCGAATATTGAAGATGGGGCAGGTTATTATTATCCTACAGGGGATGTAATAATCTATAATTATGATAAGTCTCCTGTCCAAGAGGCTGAATTTATTGTATCTGTTAAAGAAGCAGATGTAATAAGCAATCCTTTTATAATATACAATATAGAACGACTTGTACTACTGGGTTTTTTACCGGCAATAGCCCTAGCTGCCTTATTGGTATTAATATTTAACGCCTTAAGTGACTATGAAAAGATGAAAAATATAAAATATATTAGGTTTATGGATAGATGGTATTTGGATATTTCAATTATTTCTTGTTTTGCAATATTTACTATGATTATATTAATATTACAGGGAGTTTTTAATGAATTTTATATAAGTGGAATATTAATGACGAATTTTATTGCAAAAATAGTAGCTTTATCCCTTGCTTCAATTATGGGACTTATGCTTTTCTCCTATGGATTATTTGTTATTAAGGTTCTCTATAATAATGGAATAATTTATTCTATTAAAAACAAGACCCTTGTTGCTTGGGCAATAAGAAAAATAGTAGGACTGGCTAAAAGAATTGAAATGTTTATTAAATCCCAAATAAAGGATGTAGGAACTATAGGACTACTTGGGACTGCCTTAGTTACTCTAATCTTGGCAATGATTGTAATATTCTTTAGTGCTTTAAGAGGGAATATGAATGCATGGTTCTTTTTTGGACTAATAGCCTTAGTAGGAACCTTCCTACTAATTAAAAGCTTTGTAAAGAATATAAAAAATATTAACGACAAGTCCTCTGAAATAGCTAAGGGAAACTACGATGTTAAAGTAGATGAAACTATGCCATATTTCAAAAATATAGCCCATAATTTTAACACAATAGGAGATAATTTAACTACAGCTGTTGAGGAACAGGTTAAGGCTGAAAGAATGAGAACGGAACTTATTACAAATGTTAGCCACGACTTAAAAACTCCTTTAACATCAATTATAAACTATTCTAAAATTTTAATAGATGAAGAGGCCTCCCCTGAAGAAAAACAGGAATATGCAAAGGTAGTTTATGAAAAGTCCTTAAAATTAAAAACCTTAATTGAGGATTTATTTCAAATAAGTAAGGCGACTACTAATAATATAGAATTTGAAAAGGAAAAATTGGATTTTTCTGCCCTTACTTTACAGGGAATTGGAGAATGGAAGGATTATTTTGAAGAAAAGAACTTAACTATAGTATTTAATAAGCCGGACTATCCTATAGTTCTAGAGTTAGATGGTAACAAAACCTATAGGGTTTTAGATAATATTATGAGTAACATTTATAAATATGCCCAAGAAAACACCAGGGTGTATATGGATTTAAGGGAAAGTTTAGAAAGTGTTGAACTTACCATTAAAAATATCTCTGCCTATGAATTAAATATTTCGGCAGATGAATTAATGGAACGCTTTACAAGAGGAGACAAGTCCAGAACAACCGATGGTTCAGGTTTAGGTCTTTCAATAGCTTCTTCTTTAGTAGAAGGACAAGGTGGAAGATTCAATATAGAAATTGATGGAGATCTGTTCAAAGTAATTGTAGAGTTTCCTAAGGAATAA
- a CDS encoding response regulator transcription factor, which translates to MKSYNILVCEDDVAIANSIEIFLKNQNYNIFKAYDGLEGLKIFKENKIDLVIMDLMMPNLSGEEAIIKLREISYVPIIILSAKSEDMDKITGLNIGADDYITKPFNNLELIARVNSAIRRFYSYQVKKVNDDIIEIGGVKLNTLEKTANVDGKTVHLTSIEYDILELLMKNPNRVFSIDEIYERIWNEPALDSKTVTVHIRRIREKIEIDPKNPMYIKVAWGLGYKFEGD; encoded by the coding sequence ATGAAAAGTTACAATATTTTAGTTTGTGAAGATGATGTGGCAATAGCAAATTCTATTGAAATATTTTTAAAAAATCAAAATTATAATATTTTTAAGGCTTACGATGGTTTGGAAGGACTAAAGATTTTTAAGGAAAATAAGATTGACCTAGTTATTATGGATTTAATGATGCCAAACCTTTCAGGTGAAGAGGCTATTATAAAACTAAGGGAAATTTCCTATGTTCCAATAATAATATTATCTGCAAAATCAGAGGATATGGATAAAATCACAGGTCTTAATATTGGTGCAGATGATTATATTACTAAACCATTTAATAATTTAGAATTAATTGCTAGGGTTAATTCAGCTATTAGAAGATTTTATAGTTATCAGGTGAAAAAAGTTAACGACGATATTATAGAAATTGGAGGAGTAAAGCTTAATACTCTGGAAAAGACTGCAAATGTTGATGGTAAAACAGTCCACCTTACTTCTATTGAATATGATATTTTAGAACTTTTAATGAAAAATCCCAATAGGGTTTTTTCCATTGATGAGATTTATGAAAGAATTTGGAACGAGCCTGCACTGGATTCAAAAACTGTAACAGTTCATATTAGACGAATTAGGGAAAAAATAGAAATAGACCCAAAAAATCCAATGTATATTAAGGTTGCATGGGGCTTAGGCTATAAATTTGAAGGGGATTAA
- a CDS encoding M56 family metallopeptidase, which translates to MKNLFLEVLELSIKSSYIILIFFGIRFLIRKLPKIYSYILMVLAFVRLVLFRSIPSVFSLFNYVEQRDIVVNYRNNILGAVEVGSGQQTLENISNTVKTMENTVSSVSNFNIWNLLGIIWIMGIAVLLAYSLYSYIKLKNKLTTAVKIKDNIYLSENISIPFVFGFIKPKIYFPLELNFEENEYILEHEKIHIRRKDYIIKPICFAILVVHWFNPLVWLSYYFLVQDMEMSCDEKVVGKFEGKIKVEYSKNILDFATKRNKYFMVPIAFSESNIRSRIKNILKYRKYPRLVGIVLVLMLTIIGCTTLPNSRESDLVTNVVAENNEPDYEPDHRYHEHEELEQIRDKEKEGLYNNRTDFETVNTRYGYGDLRMTDSIGEHFYLPSHVTLESIIPSVDENSGENIINIEVKLDKLAKYLLPSRKDVADEYYFSDNVDIAEMNANLIFVTINDVDKVVFKYKYNSEIEERVFEPKNRNIFKDNQNENSFKYYIDEIEFLNGRGYFRIEQLRMENNRIRDNSFGDIIGYGVFGYLNFNYRDYEEDYRGYIEARSGEYSQIPVGIKVDDNNIVNYNYVVHYSLSKNDNEKPKWYRTDTILIKVIFQKGRENSAGGDLEYVKTKRMKVDEVTKNNFDTFFGKGEYEKYKDKIKTKNEVVKEILEREN; encoded by the coding sequence ATGAAAAACTTATTTTTAGAAGTCCTAGAATTAAGTATTAAATCTAGCTATATAATATTAATTTTCTTTGGAATAAGATTTTTAATAAGGAAATTACCTAAAATTTACTCCTATATTTTAATGGTACTAGCTTTTGTAAGACTTGTATTATTTAGGTCTATACCATCGGTTTTTAGTTTATTTAACTATGTGGAACAAAGGGATATTGTTGTAAATTATAGGAATAATATTCTTGGAGCAGTAGAGGTTGGAAGTGGACAGCAAACTTTAGAAAATATTTCTAATACTGTAAAAACTATGGAAAATACAGTTAGTTCAGTTAGTAATTTCAATATATGGAATTTACTTGGCATAATTTGGATTATGGGAATTGCTGTTTTACTTGCCTATAGTTTGTATAGCTATATTAAATTAAAAAACAAACTTACTACTGCTGTTAAAATAAAAGACAATATTTATTTAAGTGAAAATATTTCCATTCCCTTTGTATTTGGTTTTATTAAACCTAAAATATATTTTCCTCTAGAGCTAAACTTTGAAGAAAATGAATATATTTTAGAACATGAAAAAATACATATTAGAAGGAAGGATTATATAATAAAGCCAATTTGCTTTGCTATTTTAGTAGTCCATTGGTTTAACCCCTTAGTTTGGCTTTCCTACTATTTTCTTGTTCAAGATATGGAAATGTCCTGTGATGAAAAAGTAGTTGGAAAGTTTGAAGGAAAAATAAAAGTGGAATACTCTAAAAATATTTTGGATTTTGCTACAAAAAGAAATAAATACTTTATGGTCCCAATTGCTTTTTCAGAAAGTAATATAAGAAGTAGAATAAAGAATATTTTAAAGTATAGGAAATATCCTAGGTTAGTTGGAATTGTACTAGTTTTAATGTTAACTATTATAGGTTGTACAACCTTACCAAACTCTAGGGAAAGTGATCTAGTTACAAATGTAGTAGCTGAAAATAATGAACCAGATTATGAGCCTGACCATAGATATCATGAACATGAAGAGCTGGAGCAAATAAGAGATAAGGAAAAGGAAGGGTTGTATAATAATAGAACGGATTTTGAAACTGTAAACACCAGATATGGTTACGGTGATTTAAGGATGACAGATTCAATTGGAGAACATTTCTATTTACCTAGTCATGTTACCTTAGAAAGTATTATTCCAAGTGTAGATGAAAATTCAGGTGAAAATATTATTAATATTGAAGTAAAATTAGATAAATTAGCTAAGTATTTACTACCTTCCCGTAAAGATGTTGCCGATGAATATTATTTTTCAGATAATGTAGATATTGCAGAAATGAATGCTAATTTAATTTTTGTAACTATAAATGATGTGGATAAAGTTGTATTTAAATATAAGTATAACTCAGAAATAGAAGAACGGGTATTTGAACCGAAAAATAGAAATATTTTTAAAGATAATCAAAATGAAAATTCCTTTAAATATTATATTGATGAGATAGAATTTTTAAATGGTCGTGGCTATTTTAGAATTGAACAGCTTAGAATGGAAAATAATAGAATTAGAGATAATAGTTTTGGAGACATAATAGGGTACGGAGTATTCGGCTATTTGAATTTTAATTATAGAGATTATGAGGAGGATTATAGAGGTTATATTGAAGCTAGAAGTGGTGAATATAGTCAAATACCTGTAGGTATAAAAGTAGATGATAACAATATAGTTAACTATAATTATGTAGTCCATTATTCACTTTCGAAAAATGATAATGAAAAACCTAAATGGTATAGGACAGATACTATTCTAATAAAGGTAATTTTTCAAAAGGGTAGAGAAAATAGTGCCGGTGGAGACTTAGAGTATGTTAAGACTAAAAGAATGAAGGTTGATGAAGTAACTAAAAATAATTTTGACACTTTCTTTGGTAAGGGAGAGTACGAGAAATATAAGGATAAAATCAAAACCAAAAACGAGGTAGTAAAAGAAATTTTAGAAAGGGAAAACTAA
- a CDS encoding BlaI/MecI/CopY family transcriptional regulator, with product MKKYSLSFSEFSLASIIWDKEPIKSGELVKLARERLDWKKSTTYTVLRKLEEKKIMVNNKSIVTSLVKKEEVQGHESKEFINKRFENSLPSFLTAFIGNNKISEEEAEELKNLIDSYKED from the coding sequence ATGAAAAAATATAGTTTGAGTTTTAGTGAATTTAGCCTTGCAAGTATTATTTGGGACAAGGAACCAATTAAATCGGGAGAGCTTGTAAAATTAGCAAGGGAAAGGTTAGACTGGAAAAAATCAACAACCTACACTGTTCTAAGAAAGTTGGAAGAAAAGAAGATAATGGTAAATAATAAGTCCATAGTTACTTCCCTTGTAAAAAAGGAAGAAGTTCAAGGCCATGAATCAAAGGAGTTTATAAATAAAAGATTTGAAAATTCCCTACCTAGTTTTTTAACAGCTTTTATTGGAAATAATAAAATATCTGAAGAAGAAGCGGAGGAGTTAAAAAACTTAATTGACTCTTATAAGGAGGACTAA
- a CDS encoding GNAT family N-acetyltransferase, with amino-acid sequence MRIINIRKEPNYKDLAIKYFQDKWASKESLMVYDDCINRSVKTKNPLPIWYLLEDKGEIIGSCGLVTNDFISCMDLYPWFVALYIEESKRGKALGRLLIEECIKETKEIGFTSIYLSTNHVGYYEKYGFKYIGDGYHPWGESSRVYEYKIK; translated from the coding sequence ATGAGAATAATAAATATTAGAAAAGAACCAAACTATAAGGATCTTGCCATAAAATATTTTCAGGATAAATGGGCAAGTAAAGAAAGTTTAATGGTTTATGATGATTGTATAAATAGGAGTGTAAAGACAAAAAATCCCCTACCAATTTGGTATTTACTAGAGGATAAGGGTGAGATTATAGGCTCTTGTGGACTAGTAACAAATGATTTTATTTCCTGTATGGATTTATACCCTTGGTTTGTTGCTCTTTACATTGAAGAAAGTAAAAGAGGCAAAGCTTTAGGTAGGTTATTAATAGAAGAGTGTATAAAGGAAACAAAAGAAATAGGCTTTACTTCCATCTATCTTTCAACTAACCATGTAGGATATTATGAAAAATATGGTTTTAAATACATTGGAGATGGTTATCATCCCTGGGGAGAAAGTTCAAGGGTATATGAATATAAAATTAAATAA